A stretch of Fundicoccus culcitae DNA encodes these proteins:
- a CDS encoding AEC family transporter, whose product MSYIVIVIQQLIVMFLLSLCGYILVKRKDLSGQTISEINKIITLYLTPLVVAKSFLGDFSSEQLVQLLYGMGLYLIFTLMRLFGMRWLYGRYNKTIDQYAVIFGNTGFIGIPLTLAVFGEDYLFLTTGMMLVNNLLNWTVGIPMLTTKSQPMKLWQNPMIIGLGIGMIFIVTGATLPPVLDSILSTLTSLYTPLAMVCLGSYFVDFSLKDYFSSRRMWQVIFFRLFFFPAIVLAVVLLIPSLDYHTGFVLVMLQAGPSAMTTAIFSHLYGGDYAHGAKLVFGTTLMSIVSIPLMLYFYNLLF is encoded by the coding sequence ATGTCTTATATCGTTATTGTTATCCAACAACTTATTGTGATGTTTTTACTCAGTCTTTGTGGTTATATTCTCGTTAAACGTAAAGATTTATCAGGTCAAACCATTTCTGAAATAAATAAAATCATTACCCTCTATTTAACGCCTTTAGTCGTCGCTAAATCGTTTTTAGGCGATTTTTCATCCGAGCAATTGGTTCAATTGTTGTATGGGATGGGATTGTATTTGATATTTACTTTAATGCGACTGTTCGGTATGCGTTGGCTATATGGGCGCTACAATAAAACGATTGACCAGTATGCCGTTATTTTTGGGAATACGGGTTTTATTGGGATTCCATTGACCTTGGCGGTTTTTGGTGAAGATTATTTGTTTTTAACCACGGGTATGATGTTGGTTAATAATTTGCTGAATTGGACCGTTGGTATCCCGATGTTAACGACTAAAAGTCAGCCGATGAAATTGTGGCAAAACCCCATGATTATCGGTTTAGGAATTGGAATGATCTTTATAGTTACAGGCGCAACCTTACCACCGGTCTTGGACTCCATCCTATCAACGTTAACGTCTTTATACACCCCGTTAGCGATGGTTTGTTTAGGCTCTTACTTCGTGGACTTTTCATTGAAGGATTATTTTTCCAGTCGGCGCATGTGGCAAGTGATCTTTTTCCGGCTATTCTTTTTTCCAGCCATTGTACTGGCTGTTGTTTTGTTAATCCCGAGTTTGGATTATCACACAGGCTTTGTATTAGTGATGCTCCAAGCGGGCCCATCGGCTATGACAACGGCGATTTTTAGCCATCTTTACGGAGGTGACTACGCACATGGAGCTAAGTTGGTCTTTGGAACGACCCTGATGTCGATTGTTTCGATTCCACTGATGTTATATTTTTATAATTTACTATTTTAA
- a CDS encoding MFS transporter, with protein MTKKETSNYLMIVFVASMMMAASLGVNMNTAGVFIVPLVEAMDVPVASVSLHITLITLGSALSGFVVPGILRRFNIRRIVLVSTLVTAGMTVLMGQTSDIYLFNFLSFIRGLAAAFFNVITVQQLINQWFVKYHGIVTSFVFSFSGIAGALLSPLLSSLITNYGLATAYLAQALLFLLINIPATVLPYTLDPREMGMEAYGAHVFTEEERDQLHEEQRPMALNLEQTRRNNLNIVLLMVFAFITTALTGLYQHLSGIGYEYGMELNQTSLLLSFCMIGNILFKLMIGWLSDAKNTVFAVISMFLVMLMGLILLSFGFNFTVLYIASFLFGAVYSVSSVGRNLLSVNLLPRDTYGRVFPVINFVSSIGGALMISFFGLTFDMTQSYQTAITLCIVMSLLGITSTLFMKALPQTE; from the coding sequence ATGACTAAAAAAGAAACAAGCAATTATTTGATGATTGTATTCGTGGCGTCCATGATGATGGCGGCTTCGCTGGGTGTGAACATGAACACCGCTGGTGTTTTTATTGTACCTTTAGTCGAGGCGATGGACGTGCCTGTAGCCAGCGTCTCCTTGCATATCACCTTAATTACTTTAGGTAGCGCCTTGAGCGGATTTGTCGTGCCCGGCATTTTGCGACGCTTTAACATTCGACGCATCGTATTGGTGTCCACGCTCGTCACCGCCGGTATGACCGTATTGATGGGGCAAACAAGCGATATCTACCTCTTTAATTTCTTGAGCTTTATCCGCGGTTTAGCGGCTGCCTTTTTCAACGTGATTACCGTTCAACAGCTCATTAACCAATGGTTCGTCAAATATCATGGCATCGTCACCAGCTTTGTCTTTAGTTTCAGCGGCATCGCCGGCGCCTTGCTCTCACCCCTTTTGAGCAGCCTCATCACCAATTACGGCCTAGCAACCGCCTATTTAGCTCAAGCCCTCCTTTTCCTTCTAATCAATATCCCTGCGACAGTCCTGCCTTATACGCTGGATCCGCGGGAGATGGGCATGGAAGCTTACGGCGCGCATGTTTTTACGGAGGAAGAAAGAGACCAGCTACACGAAGAACAACGTCCAATGGCCTTGAATTTGGAGCAAACACGCAGAAATAATTTGAATATTGTGTTGTTGATGGTTTTTGCATTTATTACAACCGCTCTAACAGGCCTATATCAACATCTGTCTGGCATTGGCTATGAGTATGGGATGGAATTAAATCAAACCTCGTTGCTGTTATCTTTTTGCATGATTGGTAATATTCTATTTAAATTAATGATTGGTTGGTTATCCGATGCTAAAAATACGGTCTTTGCTGTGATATCTATGTTTTTGGTTATGTTGATGGGTCTGATCCTCTTAAGTTTTGGCTTTAATTTTACGGTGCTTTATATAGCTAGCTTCTTATTTGGGGCTGTCTACAGTGTTTCTTCAGTGGGTCGTAATTTACTTTCAGTGAATTTATTACCTAGGGATACGTATGGCCGTGTCTTTCCTGTCATTAATTTCGTTTCTAGTATTGGGGGTGCCCTGATGATTAGCTTCTTTGGCTTAACTTTTGATATGACGCAAAGTTACCAAACAGCCATCACCCTCTGTATTGTTATGAGCCTTTTAGGCATTACCTCAACCCTGTTCATGAAAGCCCTCCCTCAAACAGAATAA
- a CDS encoding folate family ECF transporter S component: protein MNKTTKRYQTGKLSALNITVLGVVLAFRILITFVPAFSVGNYVEIGIGFIGAALTGALFGPWYAMIVSVANDLITTSMQGYQFFIGFTLSAALGGLIYGYMLWRKEITWKRVFTTVLIITLVVNLGLNSLWIRIMYGQAWIAFMPARIAKNAVSLVLNTVILKLLFDNPTVKRMIEKYRF, encoded by the coding sequence ATGAATAAAACGACTAAACGATATCAAACCGGTAAATTATCCGCACTAAATATCACGGTCTTAGGCGTTGTTTTAGCTTTTAGAATCCTGATTACCTTTGTCCCGGCTTTTTCCGTAGGTAATTATGTCGAAATCGGGATTGGTTTTATCGGTGCAGCTCTAACAGGTGCCTTGTTTGGCCCTTGGTATGCGATGATTGTGTCTGTTGCTAATGACTTAATTACGACGTCTATGCAAGGCTACCAATTTTTTATCGGTTTTACGTTAAGTGCTGCCTTAGGTGGTTTAATCTATGGTTATATGTTATGGCGCAAAGAAATTACTTGGAAACGTGTATTTACTACCGTTCTTATCATCACCTTAGTTGTCAATCTTGGCTTGAATTCTTTATGGATTCGTATCATGTACGGCCAAGCTTGGATTGCCTTTATGCCGGCACGGATTGCTAAAAATGCCGTATCTTTAGTCTTAAATACCGTTATTCTTAAATTATTATTTGATAACCCAACCGTTAAACGCATGATTGAAAAATATCGTTTTTAA
- a CDS encoding TIGR02680 family protein: MMSERWQLHKAGIINFWYYDQQIFHFSQGRMLLRGSNGSGKSVTMQSFIPLLLDGNRSPERLDPFGSRARKLDNYMLEDNDTRQERIGYLYLEFKHPDSDVYQTIGMGIRARKDYPLDTWYFYLGQRLHMGENFSLYRNQNQTQVLTKGELTSAIGEKGQVFTTQREYMEAVNRYLFGFESIEEYRELINLLIQLRSPKLSKDFKPTVISEILTNSLQPLSDEDLRPLSESIENMDTIEANLAMMVQSLGAIKKLTQSFINYNSVVFYQRTQAFRSELQKLLQLQESIQVTQELVVQQQADLDKIRNTITQLQTESQVRSEQVARLQDHDILKLKEQETSAKNQLTETTVYKTQKVSQVEEKEAKLLKRHQQAKELKDNLELLKVSIQRQLNEMSIIANEISFEEHTLLQNEVTSHLGQVFSFGLTIQAIQSLKQAIRKAMESVRISLEQLASLERLYQEYDQSTTRMTDYEKQELEWDKLAESEKDQWYIQFKQWLDTNQVLVIQTGTEETIYQLVAHDRNGHFAELNRMIYQEQSLTERKINNELLQNQQMKQLIQLKLDELNEEFQAWVNRRDPEPPRAKAVELNRQALRDEGILHIPFYQLVDFKENLDAESVNHLEAILLDMGLLDALVVSKKDQARVLNSQQGRSERYLFVEEIKPLSDLNAVLEVVQQTADAQTDDIQEKITALHQIVSEMDTTASDVTDFKINPHAKQYQLGILHGMVDGNYEAKFIGQARRQAYRQRHLSQLETEIEQLQRELSETNTLISQLNAHKVQLGQEVNQLPDTSGITIAQQTRISFTQKFEDEQQKHSQLQKEVRASETAYKELKNQADQLCQQIKITPSMDKLNEALDASEDYQEQLNHLKEAYQNHLQTQQQFEQVEEAIAEDEWDLDNLRQELSRYENQEQKLSQDLAMIAQQLASAGFEDIARQLEEALARLAEIPSQVNEASRQQGSLDTEIVSNQQRTVQLKEDVQSVFERVTVFYQSYVDELSLAYVFEDKALALDRIEEAQNYFEQLKQNTFQSLLTKKWVGALQEGLKQLQSSAYYSPQTTSSRMDEAEQKLRDDYLIHKNQLADYMVNLERLFTYQAYSTQAGEWGLNLSRDNLKATSQGRQISIFELEQYVQEQVTVNEQLLQQKDRLLFEEVITNTIGRKIRSKIYLSETWVKEMNKLMSQAEEATSNGFTLALKWKHRGAQQEGELGSRELIDLLKMDAALMNEENSQKLTGHFRTKSKQARQQAEESGYSSTFHTMLKEVLDYRRWFEFQLSFKKAGEVMTELTNNKFDALSGGEKAMSMYIPLFSAVVAKYNGANRQAPRIISLDEAFAGIDDQNIRDMFRYMVQFDFNFIINSQILWGDYDTVPSMRIYQLLRPNNSKFVAVMSYLWDGVKRIAINDNEQNANLVGQADEK, from the coding sequence ATGATGAGTGAACGTTGGCAATTACATAAAGCAGGAATCATTAATTTTTGGTATTATGACCAGCAAATATTCCATTTTTCACAAGGCCGAATGCTCCTAAGAGGCTCGAATGGGTCGGGAAAATCAGTCACCATGCAAAGCTTTATTCCCCTACTTTTGGATGGTAATAGAAGTCCTGAACGATTAGATCCATTTGGGTCAAGGGCAAGAAAACTGGATAATTACATGTTAGAAGATAATGATACGCGGCAAGAGCGTATTGGCTACTTATATTTAGAGTTTAAACATCCAGACTCAGATGTCTATCAAACCATTGGAATGGGCATTCGCGCACGTAAAGACTATCCTTTAGATACTTGGTATTTCTACTTGGGCCAAAGGTTACATATGGGTGAAAACTTTAGCTTGTATCGTAACCAAAATCAGACCCAAGTGTTAACTAAAGGGGAGCTAACATCAGCCATTGGTGAAAAAGGACAAGTATTTACAACACAACGGGAGTATATGGAAGCAGTGAATCGATATCTCTTTGGCTTTGAGTCTATAGAGGAGTATCGGGAGTTGATTAATCTGTTAATTCAATTACGCTCACCGAAGTTGTCTAAAGATTTTAAACCAACGGTTATTAGTGAGATTCTAACCAATTCGCTACAGCCCTTATCGGATGAAGATTTACGTCCATTATCCGAATCCATTGAAAATATGGATACGATTGAAGCCAATTTGGCTATGATGGTGCAATCATTGGGAGCCATCAAAAAACTGACCCAATCCTTTATCAATTATAATAGTGTGGTTTTCTATCAGCGAACGCAAGCGTTTCGTTCGGAATTACAAAAACTGCTTCAATTACAAGAATCCATCCAGGTAACGCAAGAACTCGTTGTTCAACAACAAGCAGACTTAGATAAGATTAGGAATACCATTACGCAACTTCAAACAGAATCTCAAGTTAGAAGTGAGCAAGTTGCACGGCTACAAGACCATGATATTCTAAAATTAAAAGAACAAGAAACATCAGCCAAGAATCAATTAACTGAAACCACCGTCTATAAAACACAAAAAGTAAGCCAAGTTGAAGAAAAAGAAGCTAAACTCCTAAAACGTCATCAACAAGCCAAGGAGTTAAAAGATAATCTGGAATTACTTAAAGTAAGCATCCAACGTCAATTGAATGAAATGTCCATTATCGCCAATGAAATTTCTTTTGAAGAACATACCTTGCTTCAAAATGAAGTAACCTCTCATCTCGGTCAAGTCTTTTCCTTTGGTTTAACGATTCAGGCGATTCAAAGCTTAAAACAAGCTATTCGAAAAGCCATGGAAAGCGTTAGAATTAGTTTAGAGCAATTAGCTTCTTTGGAAAGACTTTACCAAGAATATGATCAATCAACGACCCGCATGACCGATTATGAAAAACAGGAATTAGAATGGGATAAACTGGCTGAAAGTGAAAAGGATCAATGGTATATCCAATTCAAACAATGGCTGGACACAAACCAGGTGTTGGTTATTCAAACTGGTACTGAAGAGACTATCTATCAACTGGTCGCTCACGATAGAAATGGTCATTTTGCAGAATTAAATCGGATGATTTATCAGGAGCAAAGTTTAACCGAAAGAAAAATTAATAATGAACTGCTTCAAAACCAACAAATGAAACAGCTCATTCAATTAAAATTAGATGAACTGAATGAAGAATTTCAAGCTTGGGTTAATCGACGTGATCCAGAACCGCCCCGTGCAAAAGCAGTTGAGCTAAACCGCCAAGCTTTAAGAGACGAAGGTATATTACATATTCCTTTTTACCAGTTGGTCGACTTTAAAGAAAATTTAGATGCTGAAAGTGTTAATCATCTTGAAGCGATTTTGCTGGATATGGGTCTATTGGACGCTTTAGTCGTGTCGAAAAAAGATCAAGCACGTGTTTTAAACAGTCAACAAGGTCGTTCAGAGCGATATTTATTTGTGGAAGAGATTAAGCCTTTGTCCGACTTGAATGCTGTGTTAGAAGTCGTTCAACAAACAGCAGACGCGCAAACAGATGACATACAGGAAAAAATTACGGCTTTGCATCAAATCGTAAGCGAAATGGACACTACGGCTTCTGACGTAACGGACTTTAAAATCAATCCACATGCTAAACAGTATCAGTTGGGTATTTTACACGGGATGGTTGACGGGAATTATGAAGCTAAATTCATCGGACAAGCAAGACGTCAAGCCTATCGGCAACGGCATTTAAGCCAATTAGAAACGGAAATTGAACAGTTACAGCGTGAATTGAGTGAAACAAACACGCTGATTAGTCAGTTAAATGCACATAAAGTTCAACTAGGCCAAGAAGTCAACCAATTGCCAGACACTTCAGGGATAACAATCGCCCAACAAACACGGATTAGTTTCACGCAAAAATTTGAAGATGAACAACAAAAACATAGCCAGCTTCAAAAAGAAGTAAGGGCAAGCGAAACAGCTTATAAAGAATTGAAAAATCAAGCGGATCAATTGTGCCAGCAAATAAAGATTACACCCTCTATGGATAAATTAAATGAAGCCTTGGATGCTAGTGAAGATTATCAAGAGCAATTAAATCATTTAAAAGAGGCCTATCAAAATCATCTTCAAACACAACAACAATTTGAGCAAGTTGAAGAAGCCATCGCAGAAGATGAATGGGATTTAGATAATTTACGGCAGGAATTGAGCCGTTATGAAAATCAAGAACAAAAGTTAAGTCAAGATTTGGCAATGATTGCACAGCAGTTAGCCTCTGCCGGTTTTGAAGATATAGCTCGCCAATTAGAGGAGGCACTTGCTCGTTTAGCCGAGATTCCTAGCCAAGTGAATGAAGCCAGCCGTCAACAAGGGAGTCTGGATACCGAAATTGTTTCCAATCAGCAACGTACGGTTCAATTAAAAGAGGACGTTCAGTCAGTGTTTGAACGGGTAACCGTCTTTTACCAAAGCTATGTGGATGAGTTATCCCTAGCTTATGTCTTCGAAGATAAAGCTTTAGCCTTGGATAGAATCGAAGAAGCGCAAAATTATTTTGAACAATTGAAACAAAATACCTTTCAATCCCTTTTAACCAAGAAATGGGTAGGAGCCTTACAAGAAGGCTTGAAGCAACTTCAATCAAGTGCCTATTATTCACCGCAAACAACCAGCAGCCGGATGGATGAAGCCGAGCAAAAACTGCGTGATGATTATTTGATTCATAAAAATCAACTCGCTGATTATATGGTCAATTTAGAACGCTTGTTTACATACCAAGCCTATTCGACCCAAGCAGGTGAATGGGGCTTGAATTTAAGTCGGGATAACTTGAAAGCCACCTCTCAAGGCCGCCAAATATCCATTTTTGAATTGGAACAGTATGTGCAAGAGCAAGTGACAGTGAATGAACAGTTACTTCAACAAAAAGATCGTCTGTTATTTGAAGAAGTTATTACCAACACGATTGGGCGGAAGATTCGCTCTAAGATTTATTTAAGTGAAACTTGGGTTAAAGAAATGAATAAATTAATGAGTCAAGCAGAAGAAGCCACGTCAAATGGTTTTACCTTAGCCCTTAAATGGAAACATCGAGGTGCTCAACAAGAAGGTGAACTTGGTTCACGCGAATTGATTGATTTATTAAAGATGGATGCGGCTTTGATGAATGAAGAAAATTCTCAAAAACTAACGGGACATTTTCGAACCAAGAGTAAGCAAGCCCGGCAACAGGCAGAAGAATCTGGCTACAGCTCTACTTTTCATACCATGCTTAAAGAAGTCTTAGATTATCGACGCTGGTTTGAGTTTCAGCTGTCGTTTAAAAAAGCCGGTGAAGTAATGACGGAATTGACGAATAACAAGTTCGATGCCTTAAGTGGTGGGGAAAAAGCGATGTCGATGTATATTCCACTCTTTTCAGCTGTTGTAGCTAAGTATAATGGGGCGAACCGTCAAGCACCACGGATTATCTCTTTAGATGAGGCATTCGCTGGTATTGATGACCAAAATATCCGCGATATGTTCCGCTATATGGTACAGTTTGATTTTAACTTTATTATTAATTCACAAATTTTATGGGGTGACTATGATACAGTCCCATCAATGCGCATTTATCAACTTTTGCGACCGAATAATAGTAAATTTGTTGCGGTCATGTCTTATTTATGGGATGGGGTTAAACGCATCGCTATCAACGATAATGAGCAGAATGCCAATCTAGTAGGTCAAGCGGATGAAAAATAA
- a CDS encoding pyridoxal phosphate-dependent aminotransferase, whose translation METYELNRNLSHIVASPIRAFNDQISHIEGLIRLTIGEPDFPTPEKIKVAAIDAIQHKNNGYTHSRGLIELRQAVANYLERHYQLSYDPEKEIIITHGATQPLFAAFMTLLNPGDKVITPSPSYVIYATQIALANGELVAVDVSEDNFKLTPERLEATLSEHPETKVLLLNFPTNPTGVTYNRSELEALADVARAHQLYVVSDEIYSELTYEGQHVSMANIYPERTLLINGLVKSHAMTGWRSGFIAGPAGIMNDLFKVHQATINTPNTQMQYASIVGYNDCDDDSRQMRDEYFARRNYLINALEPLGFEVSKPEGAFYLFVKVPDWFDGSDVDFSLALAEEAKVGVIPGSGFGDAGKGYFRLSYAAKMDTLEEAVRRITVFINKYQ comes from the coding sequence ATGGAGACATACGAATTAAATCGAAATCTCTCTCATATAGTCGCAAGCCCTATCCGTGCCTTTAATGACCAAATCAGTCATATTGAAGGTCTGATTCGCTTAACGATTGGAGAACCCGATTTCCCAACTCCAGAAAAAATTAAAGTAGCTGCGATTGATGCGATTCAACATAAAAACAATGGTTACACCCACTCGCGGGGATTAATTGAATTGCGCCAAGCAGTTGCCAATTATCTAGAACGTCACTATCAACTGAGCTACGACCCTGAAAAAGAGATCATTATTACGCATGGGGCAACTCAGCCTCTCTTTGCTGCTTTTATGACGCTTTTAAACCCTGGTGATAAAGTGATTACCCCTAGTCCGAGTTACGTGATTTATGCGACGCAAATCGCTTTAGCTAATGGCGAACTTGTTGCTGTTGATGTCAGCGAAGACAACTTTAAGCTCACCCCTGAGCGTTTAGAAGCCACTCTGAGCGAACATCCAGAAACAAAAGTCTTGTTGCTTAATTTCCCAACCAATCCAACCGGCGTGACCTACAACCGTTCGGAACTTGAAGCCCTTGCTGATGTCGCGCGTGCCCATCAATTGTATGTGGTGTCTGATGAAATTTATTCAGAATTAACTTATGAAGGTCAGCATGTGTCCATGGCAAATATTTACCCTGAACGCACCTTGCTAATTAACGGTTTGGTGAAGTCCCATGCCATGACGGGTTGGCGCAGTGGCTTTATTGCAGGGCCTGCAGGTATTATGAATGATCTATTCAAAGTACACCAAGCAACCATCAATACACCCAATACCCAAATGCAGTATGCAAGTATTGTTGGCTACAACGACTGCGATGATGACAGTCGTCAAATGCGTGATGAGTATTTCGCGCGTCGGAATTATTTAATCAATGCCCTTGAACCTCTGGGCTTTGAAGTATCAAAACCTGAAGGCGCGTTTTATTTGTTTGTGAAAGTTCCTGACTGGTTTGACGGATCAGATGTTGATTTTAGTTTAGCATTGGCTGAAGAAGCCAAAGTCGGTGTGATTCCTGGTTCTGGGTTTGGCGACGCAGGTAAAGGCTACTTTAGACTGAGCTATGCAGCTAAAATGGATACCTTAGAAGAAGCAGTCCGTCGTATCACTGTTTTTATCAATAAATATCAATAA
- a CDS encoding TIGR02679 family protein: MKNNDKLVMEAAAYFKERPGFQRLFKAMRRRYQALGRIGGNVHIQHLTQVEKETLGTYLQRSLMHQQSVTISLTSFERQLAATRFASISLLDLLEAYFEGEIITHKMQAKHVVNERQIAIERWKEQATAGLGKDWLVMQLEHDSTMRRYLFNKYKQNKVTWLTHLFHLTNAMNALLSNQQNPPIKIALFATTITGNPHAFDIGQELERWLVFALATFKGLDHSKLNGESKGELLFEFGLVRDSLYNFTFAYQLQGYDRNRQEHPGMKGYNELDEPQVVTLETLSNIQVLESIDQVVYIVENPTVLSTLVSYFVNSQAQKHTLISTNGQLNQSSLMLLDLLAQKGCQMFYAGDFDPEGLLIAERLKQRYQQQLQFWRLTLSDYEACLSNETISEHRLKKLHRLSQPELIVLADRMREIKKAGYQERLVDFYLKDLRG, from the coding sequence ATGAAAAATAACGATAAGCTTGTGATGGAAGCAGCCGCTTATTTCAAAGAACGACCTGGTTTTCAGCGTCTGTTCAAGGCTATGCGCCGTCGGTACCAAGCGTTAGGGCGCATCGGAGGAAATGTCCACATCCAACATCTTACTCAAGTCGAAAAAGAAACGTTGGGCACCTATTTACAACGCTCACTGATGCACCAACAATCCGTTACGATTTCGCTAACTTCTTTCGAGCGTCAGCTAGCGGCGACTCGATTTGCAAGTATTAGTTTATTGGACCTATTAGAAGCTTATTTTGAAGGTGAGATTATCACCCATAAGATGCAAGCCAAACATGTAGTCAATGAACGGCAAATCGCCATTGAGCGGTGGAAAGAGCAAGCGACAGCCGGTTTAGGGAAAGATTGGTTAGTGATGCAACTAGAACATGACTCTACCATGCGGCGTTACCTCTTTAATAAATACAAACAAAACAAAGTCACTTGGTTGACGCATCTGTTTCATTTAACCAATGCCATGAATGCTTTACTATCAAATCAACAAAACCCACCTATCAAAATAGCCTTGTTTGCAACGACGATTACAGGCAATCCCCATGCTTTCGATATAGGTCAAGAACTTGAACGTTGGCTAGTCTTTGCGTTAGCCACATTCAAGGGTTTAGATCATTCGAAATTAAATGGGGAAAGCAAGGGTGAGCTATTGTTTGAATTTGGTCTCGTCCGTGACAGCTTATATAATTTTACATTTGCTTATCAGTTGCAAGGCTACGATAGAAACAGGCAAGAGCATCCTGGCATGAAGGGGTACAATGAATTGGATGAGCCTCAAGTCGTTACTTTAGAAACTTTATCTAATATACAAGTGCTTGAAAGTATTGATCAAGTTGTCTATATAGTCGAAAACCCAACCGTTCTTTCAACGTTAGTCAGCTATTTTGTAAACAGTCAAGCGCAAAAGCACACGCTTATTTCAACCAATGGCCAGTTAAATCAGTCTTCCTTAATGTTGTTGGATTTACTGGCTCAAAAGGGTTGCCAAATGTTTTATGCAGGGGATTTTGATCCGGAAGGCTTACTGATTGCAGAGCGTCTAAAACAACGCTACCAGCAACAACTACAATTTTGGCGGTTAACACTGTCCGATTATGAAGCGTGTTTATCTAATGAAACAATTTCAGAACACCGTTTAAAAAAGCTCCATCGTTTGTCACAGCCTGAATTAATTGTTTTAGCTGATAGGATGCGAGAAATTAAAAAAGCAGGCTATCAGGAGCGTTTAGTTGATTTTTATTTAAAGGATTTAAGGGGTTAA
- a CDS encoding nitroreductase family protein has protein sequence MNETMKHQHNHRSIRSFDDRPVEAEMVKQLLEIMNRSATSSGLQSYSVIHLTDPEKRQQLAKVCQQAYITQIPELFVFIVDNYRNYAIARAKGYEGNYHRTMDHFFRGIADAYLAAQNLMTAIESLDMGGIFLGSIINHPMDTIQILELPVLTFPVVGLGFGYPAESPNIKPRMDVSLKVGENGYPYWEDNILDAIKDYDEVMSHYYDTRDHNQRSDTFSNQIFKQALNEQADRANILEAVEKQGYLLRYD, from the coding sequence GTGAACGAAACGATGAAGCATCAGCACAACCATCGGAGTATTCGCAGTTTTGACGATCGACCGGTTGAAGCTGAAATGGTCAAACAATTGCTCGAAATAATGAACCGCTCGGCGACCAGTAGTGGCTTACAAAGCTACTCCGTCATTCATTTAACAGATCCAGAAAAACGCCAACAACTAGCTAAAGTGTGTCAACAAGCGTATATTACGCAAATACCGGAGTTATTTGTTTTTATTGTGGATAATTATCGGAATTACGCGATTGCGCGTGCCAAAGGTTATGAAGGCAATTACCATCGGACGATGGACCATTTTTTCCGTGGAATCGCGGATGCTTATTTAGCCGCCCAAAACCTTATGACGGCCATTGAATCCCTTGATATGGGAGGCATCTTTTTAGGCAGTATTATCAATCATCCAATGGATACGATTCAAATTTTAGAGCTACCTGTCTTAACTTTTCCAGTGGTAGGGTTGGGTTTTGGTTATCCAGCGGAGTCACCGAATATTAAACCACGAATGGATGTTAGTCTGAAAGTTGGTGAAAATGGCTACCCTTATTGGGAGGATAATATTCTGGATGCCATTAAGGATTATGACGAAGTGATGAGTCATTATTATGATACACGCGACCATAATCAGCGCTCTGATACCTTTAGTAATCAAATATTTAAACAAGCATTGAATGAACAAGCTGATCGAGCCAATATCCTCGAGGCTGTTGAGAAGCAGGGGTATTTATTAAGATATGACTAA